Below is a genomic region from Culicoides brevitarsis isolate CSIRO-B50_1 chromosome 2, AGI_CSIRO_Cbre_v1, whole genome shotgun sequence.
ttgaaaaattgatataactTATAATTTATCTAcctttctataaaaatatttttaaataatgcacataattttgtttttagaatATTAACCCAATTTTGTTATCTTTTTAATGACCTTGCAATTCAAATGCGTATTAACCTTGATCTTATCACACAAGTTTgtaacattttctttttcctcATGAATGTAagtttgaacaaatatttttagtctATTACTGAATTTCAACCGAAAATGCAGCTTTTCTTGTGCTTTGCGTTAATTTCGTTGCCGACTCTCGCATTAACTCGTGTTTCTAAGGAGTATAAGGATCACataatttttagagttttCAGCTCTAATGGAGTTGAGTTCAACGACACCTTCGAAAACAACCAAACTTTGCTTGAAAATTGCAATCCAAcggaaaatttcacaattatCGTGCATGGATGGACTGAATCGATCAACTGTAATTGGGCGCCTTCATTAATTCAGGAGTTTTTGACTGCTAGACGAGGTTGCGTGTTTTTCATGGAttatttgtaagttttttctttgatttttcaaatttttttcttaatttttgtattttcagttACTACAGTAATCTTCGATATTTCACTCTTGTTCGCCATTTTGATGGAATTTACAaagttttacttcaaaaactcCTTCAACTCGACGATCTTGGCTTCGATTTCACCAAAAGTCATCTTTTTGGCTTCAGTTATGGCACGCACGTCGCTTTCGAAGCAGCTTATCAATTCAGTCAAATTTCTCAGAAGAAAGTTCATCGTTTAGATGCTTGCGATCCAGCAGGTCCTTCCTTCACAAATGTCGATCCTTCGGTTCAACATGCCGCGATGTCAGCAACTCACGTGCAATGCATCCACACAAGCGACGATAAAGGcacaaaattaagattttgtcaaaaaagcgTAAATATGGGGCAGTGTGGAAGGAATCAAATTGGAGCAACAGAACGCCCGTTACGAAGTCATGGATTGTGTCCCATTTTCTATCGAAATTCGATTACGATGGATTTTCCTTTGGTTTCGATGAGTACTGTGGAAAAGACTTATGATGTGAAATGcaagaatttaatgaaagtaCCTGATATTGAAACGTATCCAGCAACTCAAATGGGTTTTAGGATGAACATGACGTTGCCTGATGGAGAATATTACGCTTTAACGGGAAAATTGCCGCCTTTTAATACGatgtgaacattttttataaaaaaaaatatatcgaaatctttaatttttagagaactAAGATTCttgaaaatgctaaaaaagaatttagtttcaaagaattttcgtactttaggcctaaaaattttataaaagctaaaatttttcgtacttttatacctaaaacttttataaaagttagttttaggcctaaaattcttataaaacctaaaaaattggcctaaaattcttatgaaacctaaaaattgttagttttaaaagaatttcatgaatttaggcctaaaattcttatgaaacctaaaaaattgttagttttagaaaaatttcatgaatttaggcctaaaattcttatgaaacctaaaaaattgttagttttagaaaaatttcatgaatttaggCCTAAAATTCTTATGAAGCCTAAAAAACTGttagtcttaaaaaaatttcatgaatttaggcctaaaattcttataaaacctaaaaaattgttagttttagaaaaatttcatgaatttaggcctaaaattcttatgaaatctaaaaaattgttagttttaaaaaattttcatgaatttaggcctaaaattcttatgaaatctaaaaaattgttagttttaaaaaattttcatatttttaggcctaaaattcttatgaaacctaaaaaattgttagttttagaaaaatttggaaataattttgtaattttaggcctgaaattcttgaaaaattttaaaaattcttttttaaaaatttaattcttttttaatttcaagaaatttttttggaaaaaatcctTCGAGCAACATTACACTTCACAGCAACGCAGGACAAAGTATATTGTACGACTGTTGCACACAATAAAAGAACTATCAAAAACCAATTAACCGTTTATTTACGGTAGAACTATCTTGTTTATGTACTAAGAGTCATTTTTCGAcacttctcattaaaaaatctatctaaaattttagtttttctttgaattcttACCTCAAACTGaagaatttttaccttttcgaccaaaaaaagttactttttaaaCCGATAACTCACCTTTTTCGAACATTTCCAATGAAATTTCGGGCAAAACCATCACCTTCTAGCCATTTGACGAGCAAAATCGCTCCCACACGgaaatgttaatgaaaaaaatgtatcgaaTTCAAACAAAAGAGGGGTGAAATGTTCCAACATATGTTCCTTAGGACTATGTTCCTTGTTTATTAAGCaggtgttttattttatagcatTGTCATATCGCAGTTTgtgattattaatttcaatttctacGCGTTTCAATCCCTTTTAAACGAAAACAAATCATAGACCGCATAACGTTCATTAATAATGGTTTTGGCGACGCAACCACATGGAATTCGACGggaaattacaataaaatacttttcgaAAGTTATTAACAAGCACAtatatttgttcaaaagctcaaaaaaacgttaattCAATAGATTACGGCGTGGAATGCACATCAAATAGTTCACAGttgattacttttttaacaataatgtAGGTTAGAAATGCGAAATTGGTTATCCTGAGTGAAAATTTCCCCAAAAATTTATGGGAGCTGCctcaattttcgttttttaagacacttttttacttatttttcaatGCGTCGACCAACATTTGTTGCATCGTTTCCATCATAACTTCCATTTTAGCCAATCTTTGTTCAAGACTTGCCTTTTGAGCCTCCGCATGACGTTCCCGTTCGTTGTTATTGATCACTTGCATCATACGTTTCACGATTTTTCGGTCCAAACGGGAGCAGCACTTGGCATTCCATGGCGCCAAACAGCAATATTGGTTCGTCAACTCCTTGCGATCTTTTCCGCGTTCGTCAATAAGCACCGTGGTCGCGTCATTTCCGCTATTAAAGTCAACCGCACTCTCAACCGTTGGAATTAATATCTTATTGCCTTGATTTGGAACGACAATGATCATATTCTGAGGCAAAAAATGCGGAAAAACGCAAATTTTGTTGCGAATATACTTCGCGACGgtattttgcttgaaaaatccAAAGACCCCAAGGTTTCTGGTATTGAAAGAACGCTCGAATCGATGAAGAGTCGCTgctttttcactaaaatgcGTCACTTCTGCCTCTGCTTTGATGATTTGAGTATCGCTAACTGCCAAGCCGTTGagtaaattgaacaaaacgaTCGACATAAAGAagacaaatatcaaaaaaatcaagtaactTGTGGCGTTGACGTCGAAATCGATGGAAGCTGCTTCAAATTCTCCCGTTAACATGACAATAGTTTTAATAATAGCGGTTAGGGGGTTCACAAATCGATTAAAATCGTCAGCTTTATCGTCATTTTCGTTGATTGGCGATGCGGTACTCGAGTTTTTGTTCCCATCGACACTTGTTGGGTCATTAAAAAGCGTGTAAAAGCAGAAAGCGAATGCCAAGATGATGACCGAATTGATGCTCAATGACTTCAGGAAGGAATACGAAACTCGTTTCAGCATCACAATATGCATGGAGATGAAGGAATTGGGCAATGATGAGATGAGAAGTGATAATTCAAGCGCCGCCAAGAGAATTGTGAACGATGCGAAGAAGCGATGAGTGTTTCCGTACTCGCGATAGTTCTCAGGAGTCGTTACCAGTACCACAAACGTCatgaaaatcaacaaaagcTCCAAATAATTCACCAAGGTCTTCACGTAATTCTTCGGATTGATGACAAATTGCATGAATTCTCGCACAGCAAGGATAAAAATCCCCAAAATTGTGAGAAACATGAAAATTCCCGCCAAAAATCCGTGTTCTTCGGCTCCTCTGCCGTAGAAAAAGACAACATAGACGATCAATGAGACACAAAATACCGAATACAGcatcaaattcagcaaaaacatcgaaaataaGCGATGCCATTTGATGAAAAGGAAACTCGTGATCAGCGGATGGGTCATCAAGTGTCGTAATTCTTTGCATTTTGCCAGATACACGATCGGTAACATCTCTTCCGTGTGAAAAACGGCAGATCCGGTGTTGTCTTTGGTGCGGGGCGGCGCGAAACAACGAAAATCTGCGAATAAATTGAAGTCATCGTCGCCCAGGCGGAAGTGATTAGCTTGGATGCACGAATCAAAGTAATTTTCCAAGACAAGTGGGTCGATGTCGTCAATAGCGATCGAGTCCAAGACATTTTGCATGCCGATATAGGCGTTCTTTTCCAATAATTTCGTGATTACGTCGCGATTTCGGTAGCGACAGGCAAAATGTAGGGCTGTATTGCCTGTTGTCGCGTCAAATTCGTTCACATCAATGTCCTTGTGAGCCAAAAGTAAGTCGAAACAGCGACGATAGGGCTCGGATTCAATTGAATGCGGGTTTTCGCCCAATTGTTTGATCACTGTACATAAAACTGGTTCAGATTTTGCCTCTGTGGCCTTGTTAACCttgattttttcgctttttaggAGGATTTCCAGGATTTCGGGGGAGTTTCGCTGTGCTGCGAGTTGCAACGGAGGCATTGTGCCCGATTTAAACTTATTTGGATTCGCTCCGAGGTCAAGTAGCAGCTGGACAATTGACGATTGACGTTCTTCGACGGCAATTTCAAGTAAAGTAGCGCCCGATAAGTTATTTGCCTCCAATTCGTCGATGGTTTTGAACCCTTTTTTAGTCATGAGTGCCCTAAGTCCCTTTGAAAAGTCCATTTCCTTGCGATTTTTCAGTTGTGACACGAGTAAATCGATCGAAACGTCAtccaaagatgatttttttgcattttcagcCAATTCGGGACACTTTTCGTTCAAACGAGTACGTGCCTCGCCCTCGCGAAAGCTGTCCAAATCGACATTACAATGCTTGAAAATGAATTCCAGCGTTTCTCGGATGATTTTTTCGTTGGTACTGAACTTTTTCAGCAACGCAAGAACTGGCGTCACGTCTCGCTGATCCGGAATATTCACGTTTGCTCCGTTTTCGACCAAGAGTAGGATGCATTCGCAACTTGCAGCGACATTTTCCTTGTTAATCTTGTTTGCGATGTGATGCAAAACGGTTCCGTTGCTGTATTTGACGTTCAAATCGACACCTTGGGACTTCATCGCCAACACAACAGCTTCCAAATTGCCCGTGTCAAGAGATTCGGCAGCGAAATTCAATGCGAATTTCCCGTTTTTGTTCGGTTGTGAGACATTTGCTGCGTTTTTGATGCATTCTTCGATGAAGGGACGGGAATCTACGAGAAATTTTGTgagttttcatgaaaaatttagatttttcaagAACTTACCTggttttaagcaaaaattttca
It encodes:
- the LOC134831909 gene encoding phospholipase A1-like, which gives rise to MQLFLCFALISLPTLALTRVSKEYKDHIIFRVFSSNGVEFNDTFENNQTLLENCNPTENFTIIVHGWTESINCNWAPSLIQEFLTARRGCVFFMDYFYYSNLRYFTLVRHFDGIYKVLLQKLLQLDDLGFDFTKSHLFGFSYGTHVAFEAAYQFSQISQKKVHRLDACDPAGPSFTNVDPSVQHAAMSATHVQCIHTSDDKGTKLRFCQKSVNMGQCGRNQIGATERPLRSHGLCPIFYRNSITMDFPLVSMSTVEKTYDVKCKNLMKVPDIETYPATQMGFRMNMTLPDGEYYALTGKLPPFNTM
- the LOC134830303 gene encoding transient receptor potential cation channel protein painless: MGPNDIQQCFQDPQAQLVEAAAKRNIQQVISALLNGANPDLADKQGNSVFENFCLKPDSRPFIEECIKNAANVSQPNKNGKFALNFAAESLDTGNLEAVVLAMKSQGVDLNVKYSNGTVLHHIANKINKENVAASCECILLLVENGANVNIPDQRDVTPVLALLKKFSTNEKIIRETLEFIFKHCNVDLDSFREGEARTRLNEKCPELAENAKKSSLDDVSIDLLVSQLKNRKEMDFSKGLRALMTKKGFKTIDELEANNLSGATLLEIAVEERQSSIVQLLLDLGANPNKFKSGTMPPLQLAAQRNSPEILEILLKSEKIKVNKATEAKSEPVLCTVIKQLGENPHSIESEPYRRCFDLLLAHKDIDVNEFDATTGNTALHFACRYRNRDVITKLLEKNAYIGMQNVLDSIAIDDIDPLVLENYFDSCIQANHFRLGDDDFNLFADFRCFAPPRTKDNTGSAVFHTEEMLPIVYLAKCKELRHLMTHPLITSFLFIKWHRLFSMFLLNLMLYSVFCVSLIVYVVFFYGRGAEEHGFLAGIFMFLTILGIFILAVREFMQFVINPKNYVKTLVNYLELLLIFMTFVVLVTTPENYREYGNTHRFFASFTILLAALELSLLISSLPNSFISMHIVMLKRVSYSFLKSLSINSVIILAFAFCFYTLFNDPTSVDGNKNSSTASPINENDDKADDFNRFVNPLTAIIKTIVMLTGEFEAASIDFDVNATSYLIFLIFVFFMSIVLFNLLNGLAVSDTQIIKAEAEVTHFSEKAATLHRFERSFNTRNLGVFGFFKQNTVAKYIRNKICVFPHFLPQNMIIVVPNQGNKILIPTVESAVDFNSGNDATTVLIDERGKDRKELTNQYCCLAPWNAKCCSRLDRKIVKRMMQVINNNERERHAEAQKASLEQRLAKMEVMMETMQQMLVDALKNK